Proteins from a genomic interval of Verrucomicrobiota bacterium:
- a CDS encoding HDOD domain-containing protein produces MLASDEKEKAFFTIEKIKNEAVRPEALPSFGQCVQIIRTLSQQSEKAKIHDFAKVILQDPALTTRTLRIANSIEYNRSGKRISTVSQAILILGMKPIRSIAYSVLLMEDISNSKQANIVRNAGMLSVTAGSLGRVIAEKSQLDEPESGFISGAFSNFGSLLLATFMPLEAEEIQRLIHDDNISEDDASRQVIGMRVEQLGKEIGEFLGLPSEITSYMDPVHISERDKEGLDDKLLSVTRVSHKISRAIVNNSDVSVMERAIKAINPKDEGLGDIDFFKSLKEAVSKMEKFYSPGMGVAIWDKIQAVAKSELRPASEEPVLEEAKDPINEELCVLKDGVMTSTEMLANPNTDIQDVLGAIAEALFLGMQARNVVIGSISKDRSRLIGYASFGPDANALQESFNFPLASGPLTLAKLTLQNGKDLIIDNPEDPKLAHHIPSWIKSNKPKSFMLLPIMAKELPFGLIYVDSPQVPLEKQKTDEMQREMRLLKNQAILAMRLEGIGDSR; encoded by the coding sequence GTGCTAGCTTCTGACGAAAAAGAGAAGGCCTTTTTTACTATAGAGAAGATTAAGAATGAAGCGGTACGTCCTGAGGCCCTCCCTAGTTTTGGACAGTGTGTTCAAATCATACGAACGTTAAGCCAACAAAGTGAGAAGGCTAAAATACACGATTTCGCGAAGGTCATTTTACAAGACCCTGCTCTCACAACACGCACTCTACGCATAGCGAACAGCATCGAGTATAACCGCTCTGGTAAACGGATTTCTACTGTGTCTCAAGCTATATTAATACTAGGTATGAAGCCTATTCGTTCGATTGCTTATTCCGTATTACTAATGGAGGACATTTCAAACAGTAAACAGGCTAATATAGTTAGAAATGCAGGTATGCTTTCAGTCACCGCAGGCAGTCTCGGTCGGGTAATAGCAGAAAAGAGTCAGCTCGATGAGCCTGAGTCTGGTTTTATATCCGGAGCATTTTCTAATTTCGGAAGCCTCTTGCTGGCCACTTTTATGCCTCTTGAAGCCGAGGAAATTCAACGCTTAATTCATGATGATAACATATCCGAGGATGATGCTAGCAGACAAGTGATCGGCATGAGAGTAGAACAGCTAGGTAAAGAAATTGGTGAATTTCTAGGTCTCCCTTCTGAAATTACCAGTTACATGGACCCAGTTCATATCAGTGAACGTGACAAGGAAGGCCTTGACGACAAACTTTTAAGTGTCACACGAGTCTCACATAAAATTTCTAGAGCTATCGTAAATAACTCTGATGTCAGTGTGATGGAGAGAGCCATCAAAGCCATTAATCCTAAGGATGAAGGACTTGGAGATATCGATTTCTTCAAGTCTCTGAAAGAAGCCGTTAGTAAAATGGAAAAGTTTTACTCTCCTGGTATGGGTGTTGCCATCTGGGATAAAATCCAGGCGGTCGCAAAATCTGAGCTTCGCCCTGCATCAGAGGAACCGGTGTTGGAGGAGGCTAAAGATCCGATCAATGAAGAATTATGTGTTTTGAAAGATGGTGTCATGACCTCTACAGAAATGCTAGCCAACCCTAACACAGATATACAGGACGTACTTGGTGCCATAGCTGAGGCTCTTTTCTTGGGCATGCAGGCCAGGAATGTAGTCATTGGTTCTATAAGCAAAGATAGAAGCCGCTTAATTGGTTATGCTTCTTTCGGGCCCGACGCCAATGCACTGCAGGAGAGTTTTAACTTTCCTTTGGCATCAGGCCCATTGACCTTGGCTAAACTTACATTACAGAATGGTAAAGATCTTATAATAGACAATCCGGAGGACCCCAAGTTGGCTCACCACATACCCTCATGGATAAAATCCAATAAGCCCAAATCTTTTATGCTACTTCCTATAATGGCCAAAGAATTGCCCTTTGGCCTCATTTACGTAGATAGTCCCCAAGTGCCTCTTGAAAAACAAAAAACAGATGAGATGCAAAGAGAAATGCGGTTACTAAAGAATCAAGCCATTCTTGCCATGAGACTAGA
- the recF gene encoding DNA replication and repair protein RecF (All proteins in this family for which functions are known are DNA-binding proteins that assist the filamentation of RecA onto DNA for the initiation of recombination or recombinational repair.), producing MMNDLQVLKDIYLENFRCHQELLVEGFSATNLITGPNGSGKTTLLEAIYFLARCKSFRTGVNKDLIAKGQQYFAIRGDFDSKSTHRQKVVWSSSGRELSIDKDENVRFNRYWGASLVVVIANQDKRLVDGPAQKRRSWADSLMATLDQDYLHILQDARALLKQKSALLKHNKMDRSLWEIYTDKLTEITTKIATGREQLTQRMSPVMEGFYSELTNGKEKLEISYESRAESVLNYPKEKLLHKEMQMAQPILGPHRDDWTFKLEGGDIRVFGSEGQQKSTALALKLAEQKLIEVCTQKKPIVLVDDALNELDDARKKRFWEYLPKETQLFYATPEINQSSIRPLNEAKIWRTSHSEIIQEP from the coding sequence ATGATGAATGACCTACAAGTGCTAAAAGACATATATTTAGAGAACTTTAGGTGTCATCAAGAGCTTCTTGTGGAGGGATTTTCCGCAACAAACCTAATTACAGGACCAAACGGCAGTGGTAAAACGACTTTGCTAGAGGCTATCTATTTTCTTGCTCGCTGCAAGTCATTCCGCACTGGCGTAAATAAGGATTTGATTGCGAAGGGACAGCAGTATTTTGCCATAAGAGGCGATTTCGACAGCAAGTCGACCCATAGGCAAAAAGTAGTGTGGTCTTCTTCAGGAAGAGAGCTGAGCATAGATAAGGATGAGAACGTTCGTTTTAACAGGTATTGGGGGGCTAGCTTAGTCGTTGTTATCGCTAATCAAGATAAAAGGCTGGTAGATGGTCCTGCGCAAAAGCGGAGAAGTTGGGCAGATAGTCTCATGGCAACTTTAGACCAAGATTACTTGCATATACTGCAGGATGCCAGGGCGCTTCTGAAACAAAAAAGCGCGCTGCTGAAGCATAACAAGATGGATAGGTCTCTCTGGGAAATCTATACAGATAAGTTAACCGAGATCACCACAAAAATAGCTACGGGGCGGGAGCAGCTTACGCAGAGAATGTCGCCTGTTATGGAGGGGTTCTACTCGGAGTTAACTAATGGTAAAGAGAAATTGGAGATAAGTTATGAGTCAAGAGCAGAAAGCGTCTTAAACTATCCTAAAGAAAAGTTATTGCATAAAGAGATGCAAATGGCGCAACCCATTTTAGGACCGCATCGAGATGATTGGACATTTAAATTAGAGGGTGGCGATATTAGAGTCTTTGGTTCTGAAGGGCAGCAAAAGTCTACCGCCTTGGCATTAAAGTTAGCTGAGCAAAAACTGATAGAAGTTTGCACCCAAAAGAAGCCTATCGTATTGGTAGACGATGCGTTGAATGAATTAGATGACGCAAGAAAAAAAAGGTTTTGGGAGTACTTACCGAAGGAGACGCAATTATTTTATGCGACCCCAGAGATAAATCAAAGCAGTATAAGGCCTTTAAATGAAGCAAAGATATGGAGGACTTCACATTCAGAAATAATCCAAGAACCTTGA